One genomic region from Thermoleptolyngbya sichuanensis A183 encodes:
- a CDS encoding cupredoxin domain-containing protein produces the protein MAGKSFGEQNWGKRSVWQGVGAIPAESALRIALSGLLSGLLSVLLGGVLWLGVLTPQARAIASPANVGLVSEVQVQLGDASEALKFVPDHLEFTAGRKYKLVLDNPSSQKHYFTAKDFADSVWTQKVEAGNVEIKGAIHELELKPGAVAEWVFVPQRPGTYDLRCVIAGHAEAGMVGEIVITP, from the coding sequence ATGGCTGGCAAATCGTTTGGAGAACAAAACTGGGGCAAAAGGTCAGTCTGGCAGGGGGTGGGGGCAATTCCTGCAGAGAGCGCTTTGCGAATCGCGCTGAGTGGGTTGCTGAGCGGGCTGCTGAGTGTGCTGTTGGGCGGGGTGCTGTGGCTGGGGGTGCTAACGCCGCAAGCGAGGGCGATCGCCAGTCCGGCGAATGTGGGTCTGGTCAGCGAAGTGCAGGTTCAACTGGGCGATGCATCAGAGGCGCTAAAGTTTGTGCCCGATCATCTGGAATTTACCGCCGGACGAAAATACAAGCTCGTTCTCGATAATCCCAGTTCCCAGAAGCACTATTTCACCGCCAAAGACTTTGCCGACAGCGTGTGGACGCAGAAGGTGGAGGCCGGGAATGTCGAAATCAAAGGCGCAATTCACGAGCTAGAGCTAAAGCCCGGAGCCGTTGCAGAGTGGGTGTTTGTGCCGCAGCGACCGGGCACTTATGACCTGCGCTGTGTGATTGCAGGACACGCCGAAGCGGGCATGGTAGGCGAGATTGTGATTACGCCCTGA
- a CDS encoding phasin family protein: MDNNNLIQQLLMLGIGTTSLVAEKLKEVGDEWVREGRLNPDQVNGLMNDLMQQLKSEQGNFEAQMQRQMRQVLQDLGVPRQNEMDELRGRLDRLERQVRDLENKLWR, from the coding sequence ATGGACAATAACAACCTGATCCAACAATTGCTCATGCTCGGCATTGGCACTACCTCTCTGGTTGCCGAGAAGCTGAAGGAAGTCGGCGACGAGTGGGTACGCGAAGGTCGTCTTAACCCTGATCAGGTCAACGGGCTGATGAACGACCTGATGCAGCAGCTGAAGTCGGAGCAGGGAAATTTTGAAGCACAGATGCAGCGGCAGATGCGGCAGGTCTTGCAGGATCTCGGTGTGCCCCGACAAAACGAAATGGACGAGCTGCGCGGACGGCTGGATCGGCTGGAGCGGCAGGTGCGCGACCTGGAAAACAAGCTCTGGCGATAG
- a CDS encoding TIGR03792 family protein, with product MVIEWLRFDVSPEARERFVQQDAEIWTTALSEYGGFLGKEVWISPENPREVITVVHWESFDQWYSIPEARLAAVEARFSEAMGQGTYQLLESKAYQVRKFARVPAC from the coding sequence GTGGTTATTGAATGGTTGCGGTTTGATGTGTCGCCTGAAGCGCGGGAGCGGTTTGTACAGCAGGATGCCGAAATTTGGACAACGGCATTATCGGAATATGGCGGCTTTTTGGGAAAGGAGGTCTGGATCAGCCCTGAGAATCCGCGGGAAGTGATTACGGTGGTTCACTGGGAAAGCTTTGATCAGTGGTATTCCATTCCCGAAGCTCGGCTGGCAGCGGTAGAAGCTCGTTTTAGCGAAGCGATGGGCCAGGGCACCTATCAATTGCTAGAGTCAAAGGCATACCAAGTGCGAAAGTTTGCCCGCGTACCCGCATGTTAA
- a CDS encoding zinc ribbon domain-containing protein: MPECPKCRQPVETTAIACPHCRTTLKAFGHPGVPLYRAEGEAALCDTCVYHHDDSCNYPQRPHARECTLYTNQLRPLTSSVYRPSASSLVKSWLQQHLAWVILGAILLISVLLALRG; this comes from the coding sequence ATGCCAGAGTGTCCCAAATGCCGCCAGCCTGTCGAGACGACGGCGATCGCCTGTCCCCATTGCCGCACGACGCTGAAGGCGTTTGGGCATCCGGGGGTGCCGCTCTATCGGGCGGAGGGCGAGGCAGCGCTGTGCGACACCTGCGTGTACCACCACGACGATTCCTGCAACTATCCCCAGCGGCCCCATGCGCGGGAGTGTACGCTTTATACAAACCAACTGCGGCCGCTGACCAGCTCTGTCTATCGTCCCAGCGCCAGCAGTTTGGTAAAAAGCTGGCTTCAGCAACATTTGGCGTGGGTCATCCTGGGAGCGATTTTGCTGATCAGCGTGCTGCTGGCGCTGCGCGGCTAA
- the cobW gene encoding cobalamin biosynthesis protein CobW, with amino-acid sequence MAAKIPVTIITGFLGSGKTTLIRHLLQNNQGRRIAVLVNEFGELGIDGDLLRDCQVCDEEPGQVADESSANIVELTNGCLCCTVQEEFLPTMQELLKRRDRLDHILIETSGLALPKLLVQAFRWPEIRNAATVDGVVTVVDCEAVLTGALAHDPEAVAAQRQADPSLDHETPLEELFEDQLACADLVVLNKTDLVTADAVNQVVDRVQTELPRAVKLVQSDRGQLPADLLLGFNAAVEDNLEARPSHHDHEEDHDHDDEIDSTHVILNREFDPDTLRRSLEALVQSQEIYRIKGFVAVPQKPMRMVVQGVGSRFEQFYDRSWRPDEARQTRLVFIGRAVDAGAIAQQLAAI; translated from the coding sequence ATGGCAGCAAAAATCCCCGTCACAATCATCACCGGATTTCTCGGCAGCGGCAAGACCACGCTGATTCGCCACCTGCTGCAAAATAACCAGGGGCGGCGCATTGCCGTGCTGGTAAACGAGTTTGGCGAATTGGGCATCGACGGCGACTTGCTGCGCGACTGCCAAGTGTGCGATGAGGAGCCAGGGCAGGTCGCAGACGAGTCCAGCGCAAATATCGTCGAGCTAACCAACGGCTGCCTCTGCTGCACCGTGCAGGAAGAGTTTTTGCCGACGATGCAGGAGTTGCTAAAGCGGCGCGATCGCCTCGACCACATTTTGATTGAAACCTCAGGACTGGCGCTGCCCAAGCTGCTGGTGCAGGCGTTTCGCTGGCCCGAAATTCGCAATGCGGCGACGGTGGACGGCGTGGTGACGGTGGTGGACTGCGAAGCCGTTTTGACCGGGGCGCTGGCCCATGACCCAGAAGCCGTCGCAGCCCAGCGGCAAGCAGACCCCAGCTTGGATCATGAAACGCCGCTGGAGGAACTGTTTGAAGACCAACTTGCCTGCGCCGATCTGGTGGTGCTGAATAAGACCGATCTGGTAACGGCAGACGCAGTGAACCAGGTGGTTGACCGGGTGCAGACGGAGCTACCCCGCGCCGTGAAGCTGGTGCAGAGCGATCGCGGTCAGTTGCCTGCCGACCTGCTGCTGGGCTTCAACGCAGCGGTGGAAGACAACCTGGAAGCCCGTCCCAGCCACCACGACCACGAAGAAGACCACGACCATGACGACGAAATCGACTCCACCCACGTCATTTTGAACCGCGAGTTTGACCCAGACACATTGCGGCGATCGCTCGAAGCGCTAGTGCAGTCCCAAGAAATCTACCGCATTAAGGGCTTTGTGGCCGTGCCCCAAAAGCCGATGCGGATGGTGGTACAGGGCGTGGGCAGTCGCTTCGAGCAGTTCTACGATCGCTCTTGGCGACCAGACGAAGCGCGGCAAACGCGGCTGGTGTTTATCGGACGGGCAGTGGATGCGGGGGCGATCGCCCAGCAGCTTGCAGCGATTTAG
- a CDS encoding calcium-binding protein encodes MAIRLNRAANQLVNRLLESDLAKSVADFLQDLDLSDINLGDVFGNISLEDWTDDLRSGIESALDTFSKDFNFTKLVGNIDDLFGGVDLSDVNFDALLKDVLGDISLNRLVKDLDQLLGSVDLEDLFNDSIDTSDWGELAKRVRAIASDVFDDFSTGLAQLDLGDRAADLLRGSIASNILSGLGGGDRLLGLGGADILLGGNGNDILLGGAGNDVLFGGLGRSLLTGGRGSDLFALAVGRGFATITDYRSGSDALTVLGDVAIESLRLRQRGADAVIRYGPDVLAVLTGVDVRNLSLSDFV; translated from the coding sequence GGCTATTCGACTAAACCGCGCTGCCAATCAACTCGTCAACCGATTGCTGGAAAGTGACCTGGCAAAAAGCGTTGCTGATTTTCTTCAGGATCTGGACTTGTCTGACATTAATCTGGGCGACGTGTTTGGCAATATCTCGCTCGAAGATTGGACAGACGATCTGCGGAGTGGCATAGAAAGCGCGCTCGACACCTTTTCCAAAGATTTCAACTTTACCAAACTGGTTGGGAATATCGACGATTTGTTTGGCGGCGTGGACTTGTCCGACGTTAACTTTGATGCGCTGCTGAAGGACGTGCTAGGAGACATCAGCCTGAATCGGCTGGTCAAAGATTTGGATCAACTCCTTGGCTCAGTAGACTTAGAAGATTTGTTTAACGACTCTATTGACACGAGTGACTGGGGCGAACTGGCAAAGCGCGTGCGGGCGATCGCCAGCGATGTGTTCGACGACTTTTCGACCGGGCTTGCTCAGCTAGACTTGGGCGATCGCGCAGCGGATCTGCTCCGGGGCAGCATCGCCAGCAATATTCTGAGCGGACTTGGCGGGGGCGATCGCCTGCTGGGGCTGGGCGGCGCAGACATCTTGCTGGGCGGCAATGGCAACGACATCCTGCTGGGCGGCGCAGGCAACGACGTGCTGTTTGGCGGGCTAGGCAGGTCACTGCTGACGGGCGGCAGAGGCTCAGACCTGTTTGCGCTCGCAGTGGGCAGAGGGTTTGCCACAATTACCGACTATCGCAGCGGCAGCGATGCGCTAACCGTGCTGGGCGATGTGGCAATAGAAAGCCTGAGGCTGCGTCAGCGGGGGGCAGACGCGGTGATTCGCTATGGCCCCGACGTGCTGGCAGTGCTGACGGGCGTAGATGTGCGAAACCTCAGCCTGAGCGATTTTGTCTAA
- a CDS encoding FKBP-type peptidyl-prolyl cis-trans isomerase → MREILISFGVMVLCCVVLLVAQFTGSRQAAIADSAQPSAPAAARSGIVKSDTVLLAEAGAADLINPGEGSVSAPLGDDAAVVTTESGLKYVDLVEGMGAQPQAGQTVIVHYTGTLEDGTKFDSSRDRNQPFSFRLGMGQVIRGWDEGLSTMRVGGRRQLIIPPELGYGARGAGGVIPPNATLVFDVELLRIGG, encoded by the coding sequence ATGCGAGAGATTTTGATTAGCTTTGGGGTAATGGTGCTGTGCTGTGTGGTGCTGCTGGTGGCGCAGTTCACCGGGTCGCGGCAAGCGGCGATCGCCGACTCTGCCCAGCCGTCTGCCCCTGCCGCAGCAAGGTCTGGCATTGTGAAGTCGGACACCGTGCTGCTGGCTGAAGCGGGGGCGGCTGATCTTATCAACCCAGGAGAAGGTTCTGTGAGCGCACCTTTGGGAGACGATGCGGCGGTGGTGACGACCGAATCGGGCTTGAAGTATGTGGATCTGGTCGAGGGGATGGGCGCACAGCCCCAGGCTGGACAAACCGTCATCGTCCACTATACAGGCACGCTGGAAGACGGCACCAAGTTCGACAGTTCGCGCGATCGCAACCAGCCCTTTTCGTTCCGGCTGGGGATGGGTCAGGTGATTCGCGGTTGGGACGAAGGGCTAAGCACGATGCGCGTCGGCGGCCGTCGCCAACTGATTATTCCGCCGGAACTGGGCTATGGCGCACGGGGCGCGGGCGGCGTGATTCCCCCCAATGCCACGCTGGTCTTTGATGTAGAACTGCTGCGGATCGGCGGCTGA